Proteins from a single region of Puntigrus tetrazona isolate hp1 chromosome 2, ASM1883169v1, whole genome shotgun sequence:
- the arl14 gene encoding ADP-ribosylation factor-like protein 14 gives MGHSGSRHKPETRILLLGLDGAGKSTLLYKLKYNEDFHTVPTIGFNVEMIEAKKNRDKVTLTVWDVGGQVKMRAHWRNFYQDTAGIVFVVDSSDIKRLDEAKSVLEQTLKSDHLRGLPVVVLANKQDIVQAATVTEITEQFNLRKSCSDRDWFIQPCSGLTGAGLVDGFRRMAHLVKMIPEDNNIKETVKYITSKSVISMKK, from the coding sequence ATGGGCCATTCAGGATCCAGACACAAACCTGAAACCCGCATCCTCCTCTTAGGGCTCGACGGAGCTGGAAAATCAACGCTTCTTTACAAACTGAAGTACAACGAGGACTTCCACACGGTTCCTACAATTGGATTCAATGTGGAAATGATCGAAGCGAAGAAGAACAGGGACAAAGTCACCCTGACCGTGTGGGACGTCGGAGGGCAGGTCAAGATGCGAGCGCACTGGAGGAATTTTTACCAGGACACGGCTGGAATTGTGTTCGTCGTTGACTCTTCTGATATTAAGCGTCTGGACGAGGCCAAGAGCGTGCTGGAACAGACCTTAAAGAGCGACCACCTCAGGGGACTCCCGGTGGTGGTTCTAGCCAACAAGCAAGATATTGTACAAGCTGCAACGGTAACCGAGATCACAGAGCAGTTTAACCTGAGAAAGAGCTGCAGTGATCGAGACTGGTTCATTCAGCCGTGTTCTGGGCTGACTGGAGCGGGGCTGGTGGACGGCTTCAGACGAATGGCACACCTGGTGAAAATGATACCCGAGGACAATAACATCAAAGAGACTGTGAAGTACATAACATCAAAATCAGTTATATCAATGAAGAAGTAG
- the zp3b gene encoding zona pellucida sperm-binding protein 3b: MCLSGTLIRFIAVFLTTSPLTECYPRLYPSQFQQAGPLASQQLLSGQYQAAVPPEINDPVPQRRQKTVSVYCHEGAIEVAMSTDLFASGFPVLAGELWMGSSSRLNDVSAASCGAVQTGESQLTIFAYFTDCGTKLSVTGDSLVYSNAIVYSPQLSPDGVLRQEGAVIPVQCQYQRRYSVDSAAVAPTWTPFASTLSATDHLDFSLRLMNDDWQYERGSNIYFLGDAINLQASVTLANHFPLLLFIDWCVATPTYGVVPSDVKYSFVDNNGCLADSRSLYSRSKFLPRSQSNTLNLQLNAFRFYNLTSNLVFISCYLKAIPAAYLVSPQNRACSFIDGRWQSVDGSDEVCNTCEPSLQAAAEPELIQPFRVTLAPPVKQPYLVPKPRSAGFFHVRPGQSLEPFKTLMRSKQFAYGGVSKRGTDSTKTRARLPH; the protein is encoded by the exons ATGTGTCTGAGTGGGACATTAATACGGTTCATTGCCGTCTTTCTTACGACGTCCCCGCTCACTGAATGTTATCCTCGCTTGTATCCTAGTCAATTCCAGCAAGCAGGGCCTTTGGCGAGCCAACAGCTGTTGAGCGGTCAGTATCAGGCCGCGGTTCCGCCTGAAATAAACGACCCCGTTCCACAACGTCGTCAGAAAACAGTATCCGTGTACTGCCACGAAGGAGCGATAGAGGTCGCGATGAGCACGGACCTGTTTGCGTCGGGGTTTCCAGTCCTCGCCGGTGAGCTGTGGATGGGTTCCTCTTCGCGGCTTAACGACGTGTCTGCGGCGTCGTGCGGAGCCGTGCAAACCGGAGAATCGCAGTTAACCATTTTTGCGTATTTCACGGATTGCGGAACCAAACTATCC GTAACTGGAGACTCTCTAGTGTACTCGAATGCCATCGTGTACTCCCCTCAATTATCTCCTGACGGTGTCCTTCGCCAGGAAGGTGCAGTTATACCTGTTCAGTGCCAATACCAGAG GCGGTACAGTGTTGACAGCGCAGCAGTAGCACCCACTTGGACCCCATTTGCTTCCACTCTTTCTGCCACAGATCATCTGGACTTCAGCCTCCGACTGATGAATG ATGATTGGCAGTACGAGAGGGGCTCAAACATCTATTTCCTTGGAGATGCGATAAACCTCCAAGCATCTGTTACCTTGGCCAATCACTTCCCCCTCCTCTTGTTTATTGACTGGTGTGTGGCAACACCAACTTATGGTGTGGTTCCTAGCGACGTCAAATATTCTTTTGTGGATAATAATGG ATGTCTTGCAGACAGTAGGAGTTTGTACTCTCGCTCCAAGTTCTTGCCGAGGAGCCAAAGCAACACATTAAACCTGCAGCTAAATGCCTTCAGATTCTACAACTTGACCAGCAATTTG gTTTTCATCTCATGTTACCTAAAAGCTATCCCTGCTGCGTATCTTGTGAGCCCTCAGAACCGAGCATGTTCTTTTATTGACGGAAG GTGGCAGTCTGTGGATGGAAGTGATGAGGTGTGTAACACCTGTGAGCCATCCTTACAAGCTGCGGCAGAGCCTGAACTAATCCAGCCTTTCCGCGTTACACTAGCCCCTCCTGTCAAACAGCCTTATTTGGTCCCaaagccaagatcggctggttTCTTTCATGTGAGACCAGGTCAGTCATTGGAACCTTTTAAAACTCTCATGCGTTCAAAGCAGTTTGCCTATGGTGGTGTGTCGAAGAGAGGAACCGACTCAACAAag ACCAGGGCAAGATTGCCACATTAG
- the gng5 gene encoding guanine nucleotide-binding protein G(I)/G(S)/G(O) subunit gamma-5: MSGSSNIVAMKKVVQQLRFEANINRVKVSQAAAELQQFCIQNALQDPLLTGVSSSTNPFRTQKVCSFL; this comes from the exons ATGTCGGGCTCGTCAAACATCGTAGCGATGAAGAAAGTCGTTCAGCAGCTGCGCTTCGAAGCAAATATCAACAGAGTAAAG GTTTCTCAGGCGGCTGCAGAGCTTCAGCAGTTCTGCATCCAGAACGCCCTACAAGATCCTCTGCTGACCGGTGTGTCTTCAAGCACCAACCCCTTCAGGACACAGAAGGTTTGCTCCTTCTTGTGA